A region of Halosolutus amylolyticus DNA encodes the following proteins:
- a CDS encoding heavy metal translocating P-type ATPase: protein MDEHGDGNSPDRHASHDGHDDPAGDRGSTPDEGDEPRVEQSMLEEEADVADEGEREVGEQYGHEHHGGGDHDGRGEGHEDHGGGHDGHGRMHEGHEQLFRRRFFVSTLLSIPVLLYSETLQAWLGFSVPPFPGSEWINPVFAVIVFAYGGVPFLRMAVPELRDRSPGMMTLISMAITVAFVYSLASVVLPTESAFFWELVTLIDVMLLGHWIEMRSVRRASSALDELAELLPDTAERITDDGDTEEVPVSDLNEGDRVLVRPGASVPADGVVEEGDSDVNESMITGESKPVSKEPGDEVIGGTINSDGSLRVRISATGEETTLAGIMRLVEEAQESKSQTQMLADRAAGWLFYVALAAAIVTAIAWTVAVSFDATVIERVVTVLVIACPHALGLAIPLVVAINTSLAARNGMLIRDRIAMEEARDLDTIVFDKTGTLTKGEQGVVDVETVGNVDAEEALALAATVEGDSEHMIAQAVRDAAAERGVTTRTATNFEALKGRGVRATVDGDTVYVGGPNLLSHLDADVPSALASFAERAGENAQTVVYLVREPSNGRAGATRHASREGELVAAFALADVVREESYQVVDALHELGIEVAMLTGDSEDVAHAVADDLGIDTVFAEVLPEDKDEKVSELQEEGKSVAMVGDGVNDAPALTRADIGIAIGSGTDVAVQSADIILVQNNPLDVVRLVKLSRASYRKMQENLVWAAGYNVFALPLAAGILAPIGILLSPAVGALLMSLSTVIVAINAQFLRRVDLDLPSLSGVSAPQKPQPAD from the coding sequence ATGGACGAACACGGGGACGGGAATTCGCCCGACCGGCACGCGAGTCACGACGGGCACGACGACCCCGCGGGCGATCGGGGATCGACCCCCGACGAGGGGGACGAACCGCGCGTCGAACAGTCGATGCTGGAGGAAGAGGCCGACGTCGCCGACGAGGGCGAACGCGAGGTCGGCGAGCAGTACGGCCACGAGCATCACGGTGGTGGAGACCACGACGGACGCGGCGAGGGTCACGAAGATCACGGTGGTGGCCACGACGGACACGGCCGGATGCACGAGGGCCACGAACAGCTGTTCCGCCGGCGATTTTTCGTCTCGACCCTGCTCTCGATCCCCGTCCTGCTGTACAGCGAGACGCTCCAGGCGTGGCTCGGCTTCTCGGTCCCGCCGTTCCCGGGTAGCGAGTGGATCAACCCGGTCTTCGCGGTGATCGTCTTCGCCTACGGTGGCGTCCCGTTCCTTCGCATGGCCGTTCCCGAACTGCGCGATCGGTCACCGGGGATGATGACGCTCATCTCGATGGCGATCACCGTCGCGTTCGTCTACAGCCTGGCGAGCGTCGTCTTGCCGACCGAATCGGCGTTCTTCTGGGAACTCGTGACGCTGATCGACGTCATGTTGCTGGGCCACTGGATCGAGATGCGATCGGTCCGCAGAGCCTCCAGCGCGCTCGACGAACTCGCGGAACTCCTCCCGGACACCGCAGAGCGCATCACCGACGACGGTGACACCGAGGAAGTTCCCGTGAGCGACCTGAACGAGGGCGATCGCGTGCTCGTCCGGCCCGGGGCGAGCGTTCCCGCCGACGGCGTCGTCGAGGAGGGGGACTCCGACGTCAACGAGTCGATGATCACCGGCGAGTCGAAACCGGTATCGAAGGAGCCGGGCGACGAGGTGATCGGCGGGACCATCAACAGCGACGGGAGCCTCCGCGTACGGATCAGCGCGACGGGGGAGGAAACGACGCTGGCGGGAATCATGCGCCTCGTCGAGGAGGCACAGGAGAGCAAGTCCCAGACCCAGATGCTCGCCGATAGAGCGGCTGGATGGCTCTTCTACGTCGCGCTCGCTGCGGCGATCGTGACCGCGATCGCGTGGACCGTCGCCGTCTCGTTCGACGCCACGGTCATCGAACGGGTCGTGACCGTGCTGGTGATCGCCTGTCCGCACGCGCTCGGCCTCGCCATCCCGCTGGTCGTCGCGATCAATACGTCGCTCGCGGCGCGAAACGGGATGCTGATCCGCGATCGGATCGCGATGGAAGAGGCCCGCGACCTCGATACGATCGTGTTCGACAAGACGGGGACGCTCACGAAGGGCGAACAGGGCGTCGTCGACGTCGAAACGGTCGGCAACGTCGACGCGGAGGAGGCGCTCGCGCTCGCTGCGACCGTCGAGGGCGATTCGGAACACATGATCGCACAGGCAGTTCGCGACGCCGCCGCCGAGCGGGGCGTCACGACGAGAACGGCGACGAACTTCGAGGCGCTCAAGGGCCGGGGCGTGCGTGCGACCGTCGACGGCGACACAGTGTACGTCGGCGGTCCGAACCTCCTGTCGCACCTGGACGCCGACGTCCCGTCCGCGTTGGCGTCGTTCGCAGAGCGGGCCGGTGAAAACGCGCAGACGGTCGTGTATCTCGTTCGCGAGCCCTCGAATGGGCGAGCGGGAGCGACGCGACACGCGAGCCGCGAGGGCGAACTCGTCGCCGCGTTCGCGCTCGCCGACGTCGTCCGCGAGGAGAGTTACCAGGTCGTCGACGCGCTCCACGAACTCGGAATCGAGGTGGCCATGCTGACCGGCGACTCCGAAGACGTGGCCCACGCCGTCGCCGACGATCTCGGGATCGACACGGTCTTCGCGGAGGTACTGCCCGAGGACAAGGACGAGAAGGTATCCGAACTCCAGGAGGAGGGCAAGTCCGTCGCGATGGTCGGCGACGGCGTAAACGACGCGCCCGCACTGACCCGCGCCGACATCGGCATCGCGATCGGGTCCGGAACCGACGTCGCCGTCCAGTCGGCGGACATCATCCTCGTCCAGAACAACCCGCTGGACGTCGTTCGCCTGGTGAAACTGAGCAGGGCCAGTTATCGGAAGATGCAGGAGAATCTCGTCTGGGCCGCCGGCTACAACGTGTTCGCGCTACCGCTCGCGGCGGGGATCCTCGCGCCGATCGGCATCCTGCTCTCGCCCGCCGTCGGCGCCCTGCTGATGTCGCTCAGCACGGTGATCGTCGCGATCAACGCCCAGTTCCTCCGCCGGGTCGATCTCGACCTCCCGAGTCTGTCGGGGGTATCCGCACCGCAGAAACCACAGCCAGCGGACTAA
- a CDS encoding potassium channel family protein has protein sequence MNVWYLLLGVVLLGGVTVDLLWTTLWISEGAGPLTSLLMAWTWRALRTVGPENNRLLSLSGPLILALGLSTWIVLLWSGWTLVFASAEHVLVDTLRRGPITWTDRVYFTGYAIFTLGNGDFAPREGSWQVLTVLASASGLLFITLSITYMLSLLDAVTQKRSFASTVRTLGPSSEEILRTSWDEDGFRGLDLPLNAITTQLNTLTTNHKAYPILHYFYSQQPNEAAVLGIVILDELLTLLRCGVPEAVRPDAILVRSARTSVQNYLRTLQHTFVEPADRTPPPPDLGRLREGNVPTVSDDEFASSLDELSDRRRVLLGLVDSDERDWPSPDESDDTIA, from the coding sequence ATGAACGTCTGGTATCTCCTTCTCGGCGTCGTTCTGCTCGGCGGTGTTACCGTCGACCTCCTCTGGACGACGCTCTGGATCTCGGAAGGTGCCGGCCCACTGACGTCCCTGCTGATGGCGTGGACGTGGCGGGCGCTACGGACGGTCGGGCCTGAGAATAATCGACTTCTCAGTCTCTCGGGACCGCTAATTCTCGCGCTCGGCCTCTCGACGTGGATCGTCCTCCTCTGGAGCGGCTGGACGCTCGTCTTTGCCAGTGCCGAGCACGTCCTCGTGGATACGCTTCGCCGGGGGCCGATCACGTGGACCGATCGGGTCTACTTCACGGGGTACGCGATATTCACGCTGGGAAACGGCGATTTCGCTCCGCGAGAGGGGTCGTGGCAGGTACTGACCGTCCTCGCGTCCGCGAGCGGGCTGCTCTTCATCACGTTGAGTATCACGTACATGCTGTCGCTCCTCGACGCCGTCACGCAGAAGCGTTCGTTCGCCAGTACCGTGCGCACACTGGGCCCGTCGAGCGAGGAGATCCTTCGAACGAGCTGGGACGAGGACGGATTTCGCGGACTCGATCTGCCACTGAACGCGATCACGACGCAGCTCAACACCCTCACGACGAACCACAAGGCGTACCCGATCCTCCACTATTTCTACAGCCAACAACCGAACGAGGCGGCGGTACTCGGGATCGTGATTCTGGACGAACTGCTGACGCTCCTCCGGTGTGGCGTCCCGGAAGCGGTCCGCCCCGACGCGATTCTCGTTCGGAGCGCTCGGACGAGCGTACAGAACTATCTCCGAACGCTCCAGCACACGTTCGTCGAACCCGCAGATCGGACGCCACCGCCGCCCGACCTCGGGCGTCTCCGTGAGGGAAACGTTCCGACGGTCTCCGACGACGAGTTCGCCTCGTCCCTCGACGAACTGAGCGATCGGCGACGAGTACTGCTCGGCCTCGTCGACTCCGACGAGCGTGACTGGCCCTCTCCAGACGAGTCGGATGACACCATTGCGTGA
- a CDS encoding plastocyanin/azurin family copper-binding protein: MSDQSSRRRVLGVASGTIVGGLAGCLTDNDGPETDTSQDGSTDGSSDESDDRSGEEDTQSGEESDHESTSASGSEVTMVTNDSGTHFEPHVVRIEPGETVSWVLERGSHTTTAYAPTNDRPRRIPDDADAWDSGTLTEAGATFEHTFETAGVYDYFCSPHENGGMLGSVVVGDPHLDDQPGMAAPQSELPDGSHEKIRGLNEQVRNGGESGHGDHEDDH; this comes from the coding sequence ATGAGTGATCAGTCATCCCGACGGCGCGTACTCGGTGTAGCTAGCGGAACGATCGTGGGCGGTCTTGCCGGTTGTCTGACCGATAACGACGGTCCAGAGACCGACACCAGTCAGGACGGGAGCACCGATGGCTCCAGCGACGAATCCGACGACCGGAGCGGTGAGGAGGACACCCAGTCGGGGGAGGAGAGCGACCACGAAAGCACATCCGCGAGCGGGTCCGAGGTGACGATGGTGACCAACGACTCCGGGACTCACTTCGAACCGCACGTCGTCCGAATCGAGCCAGGCGAGACGGTCTCGTGGGTCCTAGAGAGGGGTTCTCACACGACGACCGCCTACGCGCCGACGAACGACAGGCCCCGGCGGATTCCCGACGACGCAGACGCGTGGGACAGCGGAACGCTCACCGAAGCGGGCGCGACCTTCGAACACACGTTCGAAACTGCGGGGGTCTACGACTACTTCTGTAGCCCACACGAGAACGGGGGAATGCTCGGGAGCGTCGTCGTCGGCGATCCTCACCTCGATGACCAGCCCGGCATGGCTGCGCCGCAGTCCGAACTGCCTGACGGTTCCCACGAGAAGATCCGTGGACTGAACGAACAGGTTCGGAACGGTGGCGAAAGCGGCCACGGCGATCACGAGGACGATCACTGA
- a CDS encoding NAD(P)/FAD-dependent oxidoreductase has protein sequence MNESQSTAAVIGGSVSGLAAATGLNQLPAIASVTVYERQEYDEKRVDCGEAINDATLVPLEKTPENGFVNDVDGFQLRIYTGTDRPPEAPPLATSNLRCDPGYICERDVVERQWADRLASRGVEFRTGRSVSPDEYADIVETYDYVVDASGQPSLTLKSKGKTRDYTGDMVALNATVEGDFSAYVNRPRIFFEGYVGYAWAFPKSERHANVGIGWAGDQRPDDYVAALEAAAERNGFPIPDRDRVNIYTIPKGPSLDPASAYYPEENVFLVGDAAGIANRYQGEGICQGIRSASLLTDLIRAGNESAYPRALHELMQSEYRLAHLMRGAWVEHENPELLAAVAEALDGLTIDDITRRPATVIRRVVRRPTIAARLLSDGGMIRRLYDSYTDSWEYASESGI, from the coding sequence ATGAACGAGAGTCAGTCCACAGCAGCAGTTATCGGCGGCTCCGTGTCCGGGCTCGCCGCGGCGACGGGCCTGAACCAGTTACCAGCGATCGCTAGCGTGACCGTCTACGAACGCCAGGAGTACGACGAGAAGCGGGTCGATTGTGGCGAGGCGATAAACGATGCAACGCTGGTACCACTCGAAAAGACGCCCGAGAACGGATTCGTCAACGACGTCGACGGGTTCCAGCTCCGGATCTATACCGGCACCGATCGCCCGCCAGAAGCGCCCCCGCTGGCGACGTCGAACCTGCGCTGTGACCCCGGCTACATCTGTGAGCGAGACGTGGTCGAACGACAGTGGGCGGATCGCCTCGCCTCCCGGGGCGTCGAATTCCGCACCGGACGATCGGTCTCGCCGGACGAGTACGCGGACATCGTGGAGACGTACGACTACGTCGTCGACGCGTCGGGCCAGCCCTCCCTGACGCTCAAATCGAAGGGGAAAACGCGAGACTACACGGGTGATATGGTCGCTCTCAATGCGACGGTCGAGGGCGACTTCTCGGCGTACGTGAACCGGCCGCGCATCTTTTTCGAGGGCTACGTCGGCTACGCCTGGGCGTTCCCGAAGTCCGAGCGTCACGCGAACGTCGGAATCGGGTGGGCGGGTGACCAGCGTCCGGACGATTATGTCGCCGCGCTCGAGGCTGCTGCCGAGCGGAACGGCTTCCCGATACCGGACCGGGACCGCGTCAACATCTACACGATCCCGAAAGGTCCGAGCCTCGACCCTGCCAGCGCGTACTATCCCGAGGAGAACGTGTTTCTCGTCGGTGATGCGGCCGGAATCGCCAATCGGTATCAGGGGGAGGGAATCTGCCAGGGGATCAGATCGGCGTCTCTCCTCACCGACCTGATCAGGGCTGGGAACGAGTCGGCGTATCCACGAGCACTGCACGAACTGATGCAGTCGGAGTACCGGCTCGCCCACCTGATGCGTGGTGCGTGGGTCGAACACGAAAATCCCGAGTTGCTGGCAGCCGTCGCAGAGGCCCTCGACGGGCTGACGATCGACGACATTACACGGCGACCTGCAACGGTGATTCGGCGCGTCGTGAGACGGCCGACGATCGCGGCCAGACTCCTCTCCGACGGCGGAATGATCCGGCGGCTCTACGACTCCTATACGGACTCGTGGGAATACGCTTCCGAGAGTGGAATCTGA
- a CDS encoding SHOCT domain-containing protein, which translates to MSRFTTTVLKGVGVLVLAILVLSAIATIVGLAMSVVATVVSLVVTLVVLGVVLLALVGLWSLVRDDGDERAESTIAAPHTGTETADRDPEARLRERYVAGEIDDDEFERQLDLLLETEESAPRLDRDSSNGHESDRTRLRDR; encoded by the coding sequence ATGAGCCGGTTCACGACCACCGTCCTCAAGGGGGTCGGCGTGCTCGTGCTCGCGATCCTCGTCCTGTCCGCGATCGCGACGATCGTCGGCCTCGCCATGAGCGTCGTGGCGACCGTCGTCTCGCTCGTCGTGACTCTCGTCGTTCTCGGGGTCGTCCTGCTGGCACTCGTCGGCCTGTGGTCGCTCGTCCGCGACGACGGAGACGAGCGAGCCGAGTCGACGATCGCGGCCCCTCACACGGGAACCGAGACGGCCGATCGAGACCCCGAAGCACGACTCCGGGAGCGGTACGTCGCGGGCGAGATCGACGACGACGAGTTCGAACGGCAACTCGACCTGTTGCTCGAGACGGAGGAGTCGGCGCCACGGCTGGACCGCGATTCCTCGAACGGCCACGAGTCCGATCGGACGCGACTCCGGGACCGGTAG
- a CDS encoding 30S ribosomal protein S6e: protein MASFTVVVGDPDSGSSYQLEAEEQDANRFIGKSIGEEVDGGAVGLDGYTLEITGGSDEAGRPLTPEVAGANLKEVMMKERKTGYHPNRDGERRRITVRGREISDAVAQINASIVDRGSTEVDELLGGDDE, encoded by the coding sequence ATGGCAAGTTTCACTGTCGTCGTCGGCGACCCCGATTCCGGGTCGTCCTACCAACTCGAGGCGGAGGAACAGGACGCGAACCGGTTCATCGGCAAGTCGATCGGCGAGGAAGTCGACGGCGGAGCGGTCGGACTCGACGGCTACACGCTCGAGATCACGGGCGGCTCTGACGAGGCCGGCCGACCACTCACTCCCGAGGTCGCCGGAGCGAACCTGAAGGAAGTCATGATGAAAGAGCGCAAGACGGGCTACCACCCCAACCGTGACGGCGAGCGCCGCCGGATCACGGTTCGCGGTCGCGAGATCTCCGACGCCGTCGCACAGATCAACGCCTCGATCGTCGATCGCGGGAGCACCGAGGTCGACGAGTTGCTGGGCGGCGACGACGAGTAA
- a CDS encoding DUF7112 family protein: MADRVSSDHPSVRTIRATCAETPSGRRLEIPSDERDAFPTDEVVRIVLDGDELFARVERALTGDDLSIPGVYETPDGARDPGGGSDRLSAWIDDHDVTAGGSILVDIVEPEFLYGLRGPGESVYYDAREPPSDSLSSIAKDIEE, from the coding sequence ATGGCAGACCGCGTTTCGAGCGACCATCCGTCAGTGCGAACGATTCGAGCGACGTGTGCGGAGACGCCCTCCGGCCGCCGTCTGGAGATCCCGTCGGACGAGCGCGACGCGTTCCCGACCGACGAGGTCGTCCGCATCGTCCTCGACGGCGACGAACTGTTCGCTCGCGTCGAGCGGGCGCTCACGGGAGACGACCTGTCGATCCCCGGCGTCTACGAGACGCCGGACGGGGCACGCGATCCCGGCGGCGGTTCCGATCGGCTGTCGGCGTGGATCGACGACCACGACGTCACGGCGGGTGGCTCGATCCTCGTCGACATCGTCGAACCAGAGTTCCTCTACGGCCTCCGTGGACCGGGCGAGTCGGTCTACTACGACGCACGCGAACCGCCGAGCGATAGCCTGTCGTCGATCGCAAAGGACATCGAGGAGTAG
- a CDS encoding helix-turn-helix transcriptional regulator, which translates to MREDTSDTESVLDELSRAATADTQSESYDISLGTTEETTRDVERELDELMEQVNSALPTDEVQFDEAIIKENLDEILLMLITLHEETHGKELLSDLTHLFGAQLSPGTVYPSLHRLEEEDVLSMHAKVRTKEYSIADEANVRTTVERTMVQHLAFGLLLYAFLPRL; encoded by the coding sequence ATGCGTGAGGACACATCCGATACCGAGTCCGTGCTCGACGAACTGTCGAGGGCGGCGACTGCGGACACACAGTCGGAATCGTACGATATTTCCCTCGGAACGACCGAGGAGACGACCAGAGACGTCGAACGCGAACTCGACGAACTGATGGAGCAGGTCAACAGTGCGCTCCCGACCGACGAGGTCCAGTTCGACGAGGCCATCATCAAGGAGAACCTGGACGAGATCCTCCTGATGCTGATCACACTGCACGAGGAGACCCACGGCAAGGAGCTGCTCTCGGACCTGACCCACCTCTTCGGTGCCCAGCTCAGTCCGGGAACCGTCTACCCGAGCCTCCACAGGCTCGAGGAAGAGGACGTCCTGTCGATGCACGCCAAAGTGCGAACCAAGGAGTACTCGATAGCGGACGAGGCGAACGTCCGGACGACCGTCGAGCGAACGATGGTCCAGCACCTGGCCTTCGGTCTCTTGCTGTACGCGTTCTTGCCCCGGCTCTGA
- a CDS encoding FlaD/FlaE family flagellar protein, with the protein MPDTKPYLDTLEQTAGRTDATIQWARFLGETFGTTGALNCLRYYEDLDWISPLVREQMTSYLRGLSLGEIHNKRYDEPTTLDYPLESLSGTLFSAHAQSLEYIARIRGDDLEEHVMIARMAERRVERQIDEEDESDGTDEMVSIIRDGPSPH; encoded by the coding sequence ATGCCAGACACGAAGCCCTATCTCGACACGCTCGAACAGACGGCCGGACGAACCGACGCGACGATCCAGTGGGCTCGCTTTCTCGGCGAGACGTTCGGGACGACGGGTGCGCTGAACTGTCTTCGCTACTACGAGGACCTCGACTGGATCAGTCCGCTCGTTCGCGAACAGATGACCTCGTACCTGCGCGGACTCTCCCTCGGCGAGATCCACAACAAACGGTACGACGAACCCACGACGCTCGACTATCCGCTCGAGTCCTTGAGCGGGACGCTCTTTAGCGCACACGCACAGAGCCTCGAGTACATCGCCCGGATCAGGGGCGACGACCTGGAGGAACACGTCATGATCGCCAGGATGGCCGAACGCCGAGTCGAACGACAGATCGACGAGGAAGACGAATCGGACGGGACGGACGAGATGGTGAGCATCATTCGGGACGGGCCGTCGCCGCACTGA
- the flaJ gene encoding archaellar assembly protein FlaJ, translated as MSTQSQSAPDTSARSVLKALARAYANMEMPVGRYLLLVIAPSIGFFFAAIAIPIALGLPLMVVGPAVLLGLLAIVIAVIYPKLAQDRKRKQVRQRFHLFLTHITVLSMTNINRVEIFRTLAEEDEYDALAEEMGHLVAMVDTWNQSLDDACRMRARQSTSPLLSDFLERLAYTVGGGQQIDEFLMDEQDTIIQQFVTRYESDLAKLDVMKELYMSMMLSVAFVLVFAIVLPILIGTSPTLLIGGTIVLFAIAQAGFVYAIHVVSPYDPLWYIEETAGPGPLSRIPRALAIGCGTSLVLGVAVLLVLLGFLPIAPDRVPLPVLAAIPVTPLLLPGWRMRQEEKRVKVRDSEFPSFIRALGSVESVKQTSTGSVLESLRRKDFGALTENVDFLYRRLNMRIDNVRSWRLFAAETGSYLIQKFGDMYVVGRQMGGDPKVLGQVISKNQNEVLKVREKRQQATTTLIGVLYGITASSVFAFFIGLEIVDVMMTVTAEMDFDQANAGMGSQFLSTEQYNLQAIEYLLIITILINAMLSSIMIRLTDRGHMISSLVHFVFLTWLGATVAVVTQYVVDFVISV; from the coding sequence ATGTCGACACAGTCCCAGTCCGCGCCCGACACGAGCGCCCGATCGGTACTGAAAGCGCTCGCCAGGGCGTACGCGAACATGGAGATGCCCGTCGGGCGCTATCTCTTGCTCGTGATCGCCCCGTCGATCGGGTTCTTCTTCGCGGCGATCGCGATTCCGATCGCGCTGGGACTCCCGTTGATGGTCGTCGGCCCGGCCGTGCTGCTGGGGCTCCTGGCGATCGTCATCGCCGTCATCTACCCGAAACTCGCGCAGGATCGCAAGCGAAAGCAGGTCCGCCAGCGATTCCACCTCTTTCTGACCCACATCACGGTGCTCTCGATGACGAACATCAACCGGGTCGAGATCTTTCGGACGCTGGCGGAAGAAGACGAGTACGACGCGCTGGCCGAGGAGATGGGGCACCTCGTGGCGATGGTCGACACCTGGAACCAGAGCCTGGACGACGCCTGCCGAATGCGGGCCAGACAGTCGACGAGTCCGCTCCTGTCGGACTTCCTCGAGCGCCTCGCGTACACCGTCGGCGGCGGCCAGCAGATCGACGAGTTCCTGATGGACGAACAGGACACGATCATCCAGCAGTTCGTCACCCGTTACGAGTCCGACCTGGCGAAACTCGACGTGATGAAGGAACTGTACATGTCGATGATGCTGTCGGTGGCGTTCGTGCTCGTGTTCGCGATCGTCCTGCCGATCCTGATCGGGACCAGTCCGACGCTGTTGATCGGCGGGACGATCGTCCTGTTCGCGATCGCCCAGGCGGGGTTCGTCTACGCGATCCACGTCGTCTCGCCGTACGATCCGCTCTGGTACATCGAAGAGACCGCGGGCCCCGGGCCGCTCTCGCGGATCCCGCGAGCGCTGGCGATCGGCTGTGGGACGAGCCTCGTGCTCGGGGTCGCCGTCTTGCTCGTCCTGCTCGGCTTCCTGCCGATCGCGCCCGATCGCGTTCCGCTGCCGGTCCTCGCTGCGATTCCGGTCACTCCGCTGTTGCTCCCGGGCTGGCGGATGCGCCAGGAAGAGAAGCGGGTCAAGGTTCGCGACAGCGAGTTTCCGAGTTTTATCCGCGCACTCGGCTCCGTCGAGAGCGTCAAACAGACGTCGACGGGAAGCGTTCTCGAGAGCCTGCGCCGGAAGGACTTCGGGGCCCTGACCGAGAACGTCGACTTCCTCTACAGACGGCTCAACATGCGGATCGACAACGTCCGATCGTGGCGCCTGTTCGCCGCCGAGACGGGATCGTACCTCATCCAGAAGTTCGGCGACATGTACGTCGTCGGCCGGCAGATGGGCGGCGATCCGAAAGTGCTCGGGCAGGTCATCAGCAAGAACCAGAACGAGGTGCTCAAGGTCCGCGAGAAACGCCAGCAGGCGACGACGACGCTGATCGGTGTCCTCTACGGCATCACGGCGTCCTCGGTCTTCGCGTTCTTCATCGGTCTCGAGATCGTCGACGTCATGATGACCGTGACGGCAGAGATGGACTTCGATCAGGCCAACGCGGGAATGGGAAGCCAGTTCCTGAGCACCGAACAGTACAACCTCCAGGCGATCGAGTACCTGCTGATCATCACGATTCTCATCAACGCGATGCTCTCCTCGATTATGATCCGGCTCACCGATCGCGGGCACATGATCAGTAGCCTGGTTCACTTCGTGTTCCTGACCTGGCTCGGGGCTACCGTCGCCGTGGTCACACAGTACGTCGTCGACTTCGTCATCAGCGTCTAG